The Chryseolinea soli nucleotide sequence CAATTCCCTGGTTTGGGCTGGCCTGTGGCCCTTGGCCTTGGATGGACTGGGCCGTTTCACAAAACTCGGTGCGTCCGTGATGATCATGGGATTATGCGGCAACGCGATACTGCCGCTTTTGTATGCTCACTTTGCAGATGTGTACAGTGTGCGGGCGGGCTATTGGGTATTGTTCCCCTGTTATCTCTATCTTGTGTTTTATGCTTTTTCAGGACACAAGATCAGGAATTGGGGCTTTTACAAACCATCTCTAAACGATGCCGCAGCGACTAAAAATATATAACGGAAGACTCATAACGCCGGCTGGAATTATCCCGGACGGAACGATAATCATTACCGATGGTGTCATAACGGATGTAGGCAAAAAGAATATCGAAGTTCGCGACGCAATTGAAATAGACGCACGAGGGAAATACATCTCCCCAGGATTTATTGACATACACGTCCACGGCGGTGGTGGCTATGATTTTATGGATGCGCATGAAACGGCTTTCTTGAAAATTGCCGAGACCCATGCTCAATACGGAACCACGGCCATGCTTCCCACAACGCTCACCAGTACAAAAGAGGGAATACTGAAAACACTGGCGGTCTATGAGGAAGCTGATCGAAAAAATATAAACGGTTCACAATTTTTGGGTATGCACCTGGAGGGGCCTTACTTTGCCCTGAGCCAGCGCGGCGCACAAGACCCTAAATATATTCGCAATCCCGATCCGGAAGAATATAGAGAGATCCTATCGAAAACTTCCTGCATCCGCCGCTGGAGCGCTGCCCCGGAGCTGGAGGGAGCAATCGAATTTGGCAAGTATGTAAAATCAAAAGGAATATTGCCGGCCGTAGCACACACCGATGCGATTTATGAAGACGTGGTGAAAGCATTTGAAGTGGGATACACACTCGCCACACATTTGTACTCTGCCATGTCGGGTGTCACGCGGAGAAATGCGTTTCGTTATGCGGGAGTTATTGAAAGCGCTTTCATCCTCGATGACATGGACGTGGAGATCATAACGGATGGTGCACACCTGCCCGCGCCTTTACTGAAACTGGTCTATAAAATAAAAGGTGCCGATCGAACAGCCCTGATTACCGATGCCATGCGGGCAGCCGGCACGAATGTCACTGAAAGTATTTTAGGAAATAAAGACGATGGGTTAAAAGTAATCGTGGAGGACGGCGTAGCAAAATTGCCCGATCGCACTTCCTTTGCCGGAAGTATTGCCACCGCCGATAGGCTGATCAGAACCATGACCTCGATGGCAGAAGTTTCGTTGTCCGATACCATAAAAATGGCCGCCGCCACACCCGCCCGTATTTTGGGAGTAAACGATCGCAAGGGTGAATTGGTGGTTGGCAAAGATGCCGATATCGTTCTTTTTGATGATGCGATAAATGTTTCGATGACGATGATAAGAGGAAGGATCGTGCATCAATAGCCCGGCACAGTAGGTTGGATGAGCTGTTGCTTTTACCCAAGTATGGAAGCACAGATGCCGCCCCCAACAATTAACCACACCGCCGCGACAATAAACACGATCTTGGCTGAATCCTGGTTGCGATTTCGCCTGACCATCCCCATAACGAAGAGGAGCACCGGCGGGCCGAACGTGATGAGAAAACAAATTACTATTAAAAAGCCTATTCCATTCATATAGATTCTGCTTAGCTGATAAGTTGTTGTAAATACTCCCGCTTCTGATCGCGATAAAACAAGTTCATGGTTTCGAACGGAATTATTTTGTAGTCCTTGTTCACAATGTGAACGCACGATTTCTTGACCGAACGGACATCAAAATTATAGGCATCGATAAATTGCATGATGATCACCCTGAACAGGTTGTCGTAACTGAGCGAAGGCGCTTGTATTTGAGGCAGACAGCAAAGCAACGAATGCAGTTGTTCTGTGGTGGATTCTACCGAATTTCCTGTGCTAAACAAGTTGATCATCCGGGAATGTAGCTGAGCGTCTTGTTCATATACAATGGTATTGCGACTGTTATCCAACAAGTCTGCGGGATTGATGTAGCGTGTTAACGGAAAGACCGATCCGCCTAGCTTCAAAGCATAGCCCATCACCAGCGCATCCGGGTTGCAAGGCACGGGAATGAGGTCGTCGGGATTAAAAATATTGGTCTGCTCCAGAATTTTCCGACGCACTTCCGTGAGGGTGATCCGGTCGGTTAAAGCATTGAAGTTGTCCAGTCGACCCGCAATCTGCGTGGGCTGCAAAGTGACACCGCGAACACAGCGCTGCTTCAATGCAAATTCAATCACTTGCCCGATCTCATCGTCGTTGAGATTTTTCTGGACCGTAACCACCAACGTGGTCGACAAGTTGAGCGCGTTTAAATGCTCAAGAGCTTCTTCCCGAATGGTCGAGAGGCTTGCTCCCCGCATCACCTGCAGCACTTCATTTCTGAAGGAATCAAACTGCAGATAAATTTCAAAGGCGGGCTGATAGGATGCCAGTCGCTTCGCGAGTTCAAAATTCCGGGCGATCTCGATGCCGTTGGTGTTGAGCATGAGATGTTTTATGGGCAGCGACTTGGCGTAGTCGAGGATCTCGAACAATTGAGGATGGAGCGTGGGCTCGCCACCGCTGATCTGGACCACATCGGGCTCCCGTTCATTGGCGACCACGGCGTCTAACATTTTCTTCACTTCCTCCAGCGTCCGGTGTCTGCCATAGGCTGGCGATGAACCGGCGTAGCAAGTAGGGCAGGTCAAGTTGCAACGGTCGGTAATTTCTACGACGGTCAGGCAGGAGTGTTGCTCGTGGTCCGGGCATAGGCCACAATCGTAAGGACAGCCATAGTGCGTTTTCGTGTTGAATACATAAGGCGTCTCCGATGGCTTATTGTAGTTCCGGATATTCTTATAATAGGCAACATCATCGGCAATGATAACTTTCGATGCGCCGTGCTCCGGGCAACGCTTCAGCATGTATACCTTCTCGTCTTCAAACACAATTTTTGCGTCGACGCGTTTCAGGCACTCCGGGCAGAGACTTAAAGTGAAATCATAATAGGTATACTTTCGCGTAGGCACGGGGAAGATGGATTAAGGTTTTTCTATAGTATACAAAACATCCGATACAAAGCCACTGGATGCTGCTCAGACCCAACACAAAAAATGTATTGGGTTTGATAAATTCGATCAGAAACCGGAATCCGAAATAGCTCAACATGAAGAGCTTAAAAAGGAGTCCGTTTTCTAATTTGTTTTGACGGTACAGCTTCCTCAAGACAAAGAATAACAGTGCGAGAAACAAGAGTTCATACAAGGCAATCGGATGGCGCTTCAACCCGTCCCCTAAATCCATCCCGGTCACAAAGGAAGTCGTGATCCCATAGGTAAACTCGTTCACGCCCGACAGGAAACAACCAATCCGGCCGATGAAGATACCCAGTATGATCGGCAATGTGAACAGGTCACCAGAAGAATTTTTTTCCTGGATGATCCACTTGGCCGTTTCCACACCGAGCAAGCCTCCAAACAATCCGCCCATGATGGTTTTTAGATTGAATAGTTGCGTGAGGCTTATGTTCGCAAAGTCCAACATCGGATTTTCAAGAAACCCCATTATGCGCGAACCAAGAAAAGCGCCTAACGCGGCGCCTAACAGGATAGAGAGCCGGTTAGAATGTGCGATGGGATCCATGCGGTTTT carries:
- the nagA gene encoding N-acetylglucosamine-6-phosphate deacetylase gives rise to the protein MPQRLKIYNGRLITPAGIIPDGTIIITDGVITDVGKKNIEVRDAIEIDARGKYISPGFIDIHVHGGGGYDFMDAHETAFLKIAETHAQYGTTAMLPTTLTSTKEGILKTLAVYEEADRKNINGSQFLGMHLEGPYFALSQRGAQDPKYIRNPDPEEYREILSKTSCIRRWSAAPELEGAIEFGKYVKSKGILPAVAHTDAIYEDVVKAFEVGYTLATHLYSAMSGVTRRNAFRYAGVIESAFILDDMDVEIITDGAHLPAPLLKLVYKIKGADRTALITDAMRAAGTNVTESILGNKDDGLKVIVEDGVAKLPDRTSFAGSIATADRLIRTMTSMAEVSLSDTIKMAAATPARILGVNDRKGELVVGKDADIVLFDDAINVSMTMIRGRIVHQ
- a CDS encoding radical SAM protein, whose protein sequence is MPTRKYTYYDFTLSLCPECLKRVDAKIVFEDEKVYMLKRCPEHGASKVIIADDVAYYKNIRNYNKPSETPYVFNTKTHYGCPYDCGLCPDHEQHSCLTVVEITDRCNLTCPTCYAGSSPAYGRHRTLEEVKKMLDAVVANEREPDVVQISGGEPTLHPQLFEILDYAKSLPIKHLMLNTNGIEIARNFELAKRLASYQPAFEIYLQFDSFRNEVLQVMRGASLSTIREEALEHLNALNLSTTLVVTVQKNLNDDEIGQVIEFALKQRCVRGVTLQPTQIAGRLDNFNALTDRITLTEVRRKILEQTNIFNPDDLIPVPCNPDALVMGYALKLGGSVFPLTRYINPADLLDNSRNTIVYEQDAQLHSRMINLFSTGNSVESTTEQLHSLLCCLPQIQAPSLSYDNLFRVIIMQFIDAYNFDVRSVKKSCVHIVNKDYKIIPFETMNLFYRDQKREYLQQLIS
- a CDS encoding prolipoprotein diacylglyceryl transferase family protein encodes the protein MSNPDAVLSIPFEITIAGIPLNIHLIVEYVAFFSAYRYYLYLRKNRMDPIAHSNRLSILLGAALGAFLGSRIMGFLENPMLDFANISLTQLFNLKTIMGGLFGGLLGVETAKWIIQEKNSSGDLFTLPIILGIFIGRIGCFLSGVNEFTYGITTSFVTGMDLGDGLKRHPIALYELLFLALLFFVLRKLYRQNKLENGLLFKLFMLSYFGFRFLIEFIKPNTFFVLGLSSIQWLCIGCFVYYRKTLIHLPRAYAKVYLL